A single genomic interval of Brevundimonas diminuta harbors:
- a CDS encoding rhodanese-like domain-containing protein — MTVATVTVEEAAAWLQAGEAVLIDVREPDEFAAARIDGAILAPLSQMPAAWEALDLPADKKIIVQCLKGGRSHQVCAFVGPTGPQGQPLFNLTGGIQAWNAAGLPVVFAEQD, encoded by the coding sequence ATGACCGTCGCCACGGTCACCGTCGAAGAGGCCGCCGCCTGGCTGCAGGCCGGCGAAGCGGTGCTGATCGATGTGCGCGAGCCGGACGAATTCGCCGCCGCCCGCATCGACGGCGCGATCCTGGCGCCGCTCAGCCAGATGCCCGCCGCCTGGGAGGCGCTGGACCTTCCGGCAGACAAGAAGATCATCGTCCAATGCCTGAAGGGCGGCCGCAGCCATCAGGTCTGCGCCTTCGTCGGCCCGACGGGTCCTCAGGGCCAGCCGCTGTTCAACCTGACCGGCGGCATCCAGGCCTGGAATGCGGCGGGGCTTCCCGTCGTGTTCGCCGAGCAGGACTGA
- a CDS encoding GIN domain-containing protein, producing MKTALIAAAAVATLTGFVAAPASAAEVEIRNAVARVVVIVEDRQDIGVEVTQGQTRLPAIQVRRDGNDVKIDGGLRRNGMWGGNSAIRGCNSGRSDASQPGQGATVEVRDLGRIRLEDAPLIVVRTPRAVDVSASGAVFGSVGRGARSVELDNGGCGNWNVANVDGDLELGLGGSGAIRAGTSRSLNASVGGSGSISAGATGALKAAVGGSGNVEVASAGGRSELSIGGSGGVNVRQGRMDKLSVAIGGSGDVRYGGATRDLDVAIAGSGSVRVASATGSVSRSVVGSGTLQIGR from the coding sequence ATGAAAACCGCACTGATCGCCGCCGCCGCCGTCGCCACCCTGACCGGGTTCGTCGCCGCGCCCGCTTCGGCCGCCGAGGTCGAGATCCGCAACGCCGTCGCCCGCGTGGTGGTCATCGTCGAGGATCGTCAGGATATCGGCGTCGAGGTCACGCAAGGCCAGACGCGCTTGCCGGCCATCCAGGTCCGCCGCGACGGCAATGACGTCAAGATCGACGGCGGCCTGCGCCGTAACGGCATGTGGGGCGGCAACAGCGCCATTCGTGGCTGCAACTCCGGTCGCAGCGATGCGAGCCAGCCGGGGCAGGGCGCGACGGTCGAGGTGCGCGACCTGGGCCGCATCCGTCTGGAAGACGCGCCCTTGATCGTCGTGCGCACGCCGCGCGCGGTGGATGTCAGCGCCAGCGGCGCGGTCTTCGGCTCGGTCGGACGCGGCGCGCGATCGGTCGAGTTGGACAACGGCGGCTGCGGCAACTGGAACGTGGCCAATGTGGACGGCGATCTGGAACTGGGACTCGGCGGCTCGGGCGCGATCCGCGCGGGCACGTCGCGATCGCTGAACGCCAGCGTCGGCGGATCGGGCTCCATCTCGGCCGGAGCGACCGGAGCCCTGAAGGCGGCCGTCGGTGGATCGGGCAATGTCGAGGTGGCCAGCGCCGGCGGACGCAGCGAACTGTCCATCGGCGGCTCGGGCGGTGTGAACGTGCGGCAGGGCCGAATGGACAAGCTGTCGGTCGCCATCGGCGGCTCGGGCGATGTTCGCTACGGCGGCGCCACGCGCGACCTTGACGTGGCGATCGCCGGATCGGGCAGCGTCCGCGTCGCCTCGGCCACGGGATCGGTCTCTCGCTCCGTCGTCGGATCGGGAACCCTGCAGATCGGGCGATAA
- the rpsJ gene encoding 30S ribosomal protein S10, with protein sequence MDQSIRIRLKAFDHRVLDFSTREIVNTAKRTGATVRGPIPLPTLIEKFTVNRSPHVDKKSREQFEIRTHKRVLDIVDPTPQTVDALMKLDLSAGVDVEIKI encoded by the coding sequence ATGGATCAAAGCATCCGCATCAGGCTCAAGGCCTTTGATCACCGCGTCCTCGATTTTTCGACGCGCGAGATCGTTAATACCGCCAAGCGCACCGGCGCGACCGTTCGCGGTCCGATTCCGCTGCCGACCCTGATCGAGAAGTTCACCGTGAACCGCTCTCCGCACGTCGATAAGAAGTCGCGTGAGCAGTTTGAAATCCGCACGCACAAACGCGTGCTCGACATCGTCGACCCCACCCCGCAGACCGTGGACGCGCTCATGAAGCTCGACCTGTCCGCCGGCGTGGACGTCGAGATCAAGATTTAA
- the rlmB gene encoding 23S rRNA (guanosine(2251)-2'-O)-methyltransferase RlmB, whose product MSSKSERNDRKSGKKPVFGNRPDGPRDKGQRPAAQGFGRREETPRQPRSPDRGKSDADNFLWGRHPVLAALANPARRGMGRLLATAERAAEIENNALANGHRIEVVEIQALTRMLPPGAVHQGLAFKVQPLEGVSLEELAEPAEGVIVMLDQLTDPQNVGAIFRSALAFGARGIIVQDRHAPALAGALAKAAVGATERLPHARVTNLSRALERLADLGWRAVGLDGTGEQTLEEALDHQPTVLVMGSEGDGIRRLVAEHCDVLAKIPMPGGFESLNVSNAAAVALYEAARAQRG is encoded by the coding sequence GTGTCGTCGAAATCAGAACGCAACGACCGTAAAAGCGGTAAAAAACCGGTCTTCGGAAACCGTCCCGACGGCCCCCGCGACAAGGGCCAAAGGCCCGCTGCGCAAGGGTTTGGCCGGCGCGAGGAAACCCCTCGTCAGCCCCGTTCGCCCGATCGGGGCAAGTCGGACGCCGATAATTTTCTGTGGGGGCGCCACCCGGTTCTGGCCGCTCTGGCGAATCCCGCCCGTCGCGGCATGGGTCGTCTGCTGGCCACGGCCGAGCGCGCCGCCGAGATCGAGAACAATGCTCTCGCAAACGGCCACAGGATCGAGGTGGTCGAAATCCAGGCCCTGACCCGTATGCTGCCCCCCGGCGCCGTGCATCAGGGACTGGCCTTCAAGGTCCAGCCGCTGGAAGGCGTGTCGCTGGAAGAGCTGGCCGAGCCGGCTGAGGGCGTCATCGTCATGCTGGATCAGCTGACCGACCCGCAGAACGTCGGCGCCATCTTCCGATCGGCCCTGGCGTTCGGCGCGCGGGGCATCATCGTTCAGGACCGTCACGCTCCGGCCCTCGCCGGCGCCCTGGCCAAGGCGGCCGTCGGCGCCACCGAACGCCTGCCCCATGCGCGCGTCACGAATCTGTCCCGTGCGCTGGAGCGGCTGGCCGATCTGGGCTGGCGCGCGGTCGGCCTGGACGGAACGGGCGAACAGACGCTGGAGGAGGCGCTTGATCATCAGCCGACCGTTCTGGTCATGGGGTCCGAAGGCGATGGCATCCGTCGCCTGGTCGCCGAACATTGCGACGTCCTGGCCAAGATCCCCATGCCGGGCGGATTCGAGAGCCTGAACGTGTCCAATGCGGCGGCGGTCGCGCTTTATGAAGCGGCGCGCGCGCAACGCGGCTGA
- a CDS encoding L,D-transpeptidase family protein, translating into MNRPAYLAALAVLTLGACSPKEDKTAAPAAQTAEAAQVGQTGPLSRDAIENTAYAPPPSAQEGQPAAPNAAQQQPQPALIRAQVLLERARFSPGAIDGLAGSNMRQAISAFQEANGMTVNGELNADVMGRLRAAAGPGAVTTTYTITQQDMAGPYLGVVPTELEAQGQAAHMGYANIVEALAERFHVTEALLRAMNPGADFNRVGQGLLVPAVNTAPLPADVDHIDVDKSEGSVKAFDADGKLIAYFPATIGSGDNPTPTGTVKVNGVARNPDYTYDPSKLSYGDGKKKVVVKPGPNNPVGVVWIDLNKPSYGIHGTPDPHLVGKTASHGCVRLTNWDAWMLADKVKPGVTVRFI; encoded by the coding sequence ATGAACCGTCCCGCCTACCTCGCCGCACTCGCTGTTCTCACTCTGGGCGCCTGTTCGCCGAAGGAAGACAAAACAGCCGCCCCAGCGGCGCAGACGGCCGAGGCCGCGCAAGTGGGCCAGACCGGCCCGCTCTCTCGAGACGCCATCGAAAACACCGCCTATGCGCCGCCGCCTAGCGCGCAAGAGGGCCAGCCCGCCGCCCCGAATGCCGCCCAGCAGCAGCCGCAGCCTGCCCTGATCCGCGCCCAGGTTCTTCTGGAGCGCGCCCGCTTCTCACCCGGCGCGATCGACGGCCTGGCGGGGTCGAACATGCGTCAGGCGATCTCGGCATTTCAGGAGGCCAACGGCATGACGGTGAATGGCGAGTTGAACGCCGACGTGATGGGCCGACTGCGCGCCGCCGCCGGACCAGGCGCGGTGACCACCACCTACACCATCACCCAGCAGGACATGGCCGGACCTTACCTCGGCGTCGTTCCCACAGAGTTGGAAGCTCAGGGTCAGGCGGCCCACATGGGCTACGCCAATATCGTCGAGGCTTTGGCCGAGCGCTTCCACGTCACCGAGGCCTTGCTGCGCGCCATGAACCCCGGCGCCGACTTCAATCGCGTCGGCCAGGGCCTGCTTGTCCCCGCCGTCAACACCGCCCCCCTGCCCGCCGACGTGGACCACATCGACGTCGACAAGAGCGAAGGCTCGGTCAAGGCGTTCGACGCCGACGGCAAGCTGATCGCCTACTTCCCCGCCACCATCGGCAGCGGCGACAATCCCACCCCGACCGGCACGGTCAAGGTCAACGGCGTGGCGCGAAATCCGGACTACACCTACGACCCGTCGAAACTCAGCTATGGCGACGGCAAGAAGAAGGTCGTCGTCAAACCCGGCCCGAACAATCCGGTGGGGGTCGTTTGGATCGATCTGAACAAACCCAGCTACGGCATCCACGGCACGCCGGATCCGCATCTGGTCGGCAAGACGGCCTCGCACGGCTGCGTGCGCCTGACCAACTGGGACGCCTGGATGCTGGCCGACAAGGTCAAGCCGGGCGTCACCGTCCGCTTTATCTAG
- a CDS encoding TerC family protein translates to MEFLSSPELASQATALGQVLLMDLVLAGDNAVAVGLAAAALPQDQRKKAILIGLAAAVVMRIGFALITVQLLALVGLLLAGGLLLLWVCWKMWRELREQATHDQAEAEKELELAMSIEHGSGPSPEELGIKRKSFGAALIQIMVADITMSLDNVLAVAGAAHEHPWIMVFGLVLSIALMGVAATYIAKLLHRFSWIGYIGLVVVLYVALHMIWDGARQVVVRTGHMDEFNASAPAFLEIGPEEAAKHLGQKRTEDSPTPAPAEPTVAP, encoded by the coding sequence ATGGAATTCCTCTCGTCTCCCGAACTCGCCAGCCAGGCCACGGCTCTGGGCCAGGTCCTGCTGATGGATCTGGTCCTGGCCGGCGACAACGCCGTCGCCGTGGGCTTGGCCGCCGCCGCCCTGCCCCAGGACCAGCGCAAGAAGGCCATTCTGATCGGCCTGGCCGCCGCCGTCGTCATGCGAATCGGCTTTGCGCTGATCACCGTGCAACTGCTGGCCCTGGTCGGCCTGCTGCTGGCCGGCGGCCTGCTGCTGCTTTGGGTGTGCTGGAAGATGTGGCGTGAACTGCGCGAGCAGGCGACGCACGACCAGGCCGAGGCCGAAAAGGAACTCGAACTGGCCATGAGCATCGAGCACGGCTCTGGTCCGTCGCCCGAGGAACTGGGCATCAAGCGCAAGAGCTTCGGCGCCGCCCTGATTCAGATCATGGTCGCCGACATCACCATGTCGCTGGACAATGTGCTGGCCGTCGCCGGCGCCGCGCACGAACACCCTTGGATCATGGTCTTCGGCCTGGTGCTGTCGATCGCCCTGATGGGCGTCGCCGCCACCTATATCGCCAAGCTGCTGCACCGCTTCAGCTGGATCGGCTATATCGGCCTGGTCGTCGTTCTATATGTCGCCCTGCATATGATCTGGGACGGCGCCCGTCAGGTGGTGGTCCGCACCGGCCATATGGACGAGTTCAACGCCTCGGCCCCGGCCTTCCTTGAGATCGGTCCCGAGGAAGCGGCAAAGCACCTGGGCCAGAAGCGCACCGAGGACAGCCCGACGCCGGCGCCCGCCGAACCGACGGTCGCGCCATGA
- the tuf gene encoding elongation factor Tu: MAKEKFERTKPHCNIGTIGHVDHGKTTLTAAITMTLAKAGGAKAMNYADIDAAPEEKARGITINTAHVEYETANRHYAHVDCPGHADYVKNMITGAAQMDGAILVVSAADGPMPQTREHILLARQVGVPALVVFMNKVDLVDDEELLELVEMEVRELLSSYQFPGDDIPITKGSAKAATDGVNPEIGEQRVLALMETVDAYIPQPERPVDLPFLMPVEDVFSISGRGTVVTGRVEKGIIKVGEEVEIVGIRPVQKTTCTGVEMFRKLLDQGQAGDNVGVLLRGTKREDVERGQVLCKPGSITPHTKFLAEAYILTKEEGGRHTPFFTNYRPQFYFRTTDVTGIVQLKEGVEMIMPGDNAELNVELITPIAMDQGLRFAIREGGRTVGAGVVAKIIA; this comes from the coding sequence ATGGCCAAGGAAAAGTTCGAACGGACGAAGCCGCACTGCAACATCGGCACGATTGGTCACGTTGACCACGGCAAGACGACGTTGACGGCTGCGATCACGATGACGCTGGCGAAGGCCGGCGGCGCGAAGGCGATGAACTACGCCGACATCGACGCTGCGCCGGAAGAGAAGGCGCGCGGCATCACGATCAACACCGCGCACGTGGAATATGAGACGGCCAACCGTCACTACGCCCACGTCGACTGCCCCGGCCACGCCGACTATGTGAAGAACATGATCACCGGCGCCGCGCAGATGGACGGCGCGATCCTGGTGGTGTCGGCCGCTGACGGCCCGATGCCGCAGACCCGCGAGCACATCCTGCTGGCCCGTCAGGTCGGCGTGCCGGCCCTGGTGGTCTTCATGAACAAGGTCGACCTGGTCGACGACGAAGAACTGCTGGAACTGGTCGAGATGGAAGTGCGCGAGCTGCTGAGCAGCTACCAGTTCCCCGGCGACGACATTCCGATCACCAAGGGTTCGGCCAAGGCCGCGACCGACGGCGTGAACCCGGAAATCGGCGAACAGCGCGTTCTGGCCCTGATGGAAACCGTCGACGCCTACATCCCGCAGCCGGAGCGTCCGGTCGACCTGCCGTTCCTGATGCCGGTCGAAGACGTGTTCTCGATCTCGGGCCGCGGCACCGTGGTCACGGGCCGCGTCGAGAAGGGCATCATCAAGGTCGGTGAGGAAGTCGAGATCGTCGGCATCCGTCCGGTCCAGAAGACGACCTGCACGGGCGTGGAAATGTTCCGCAAGCTGCTGGACCAAGGTCAAGCGGGCGACAACGTCGGCGTGCTGCTGCGCGGCACCAAGCGTGAAGACGTCGAGCGCGGCCAGGTGCTGTGCAAGCCGGGCTCCATCACCCCGCACACCAAGTTCCTGGCCGAAGCCTACATCCTGACCAAGGAAGAAGGCGGTCGTCACACCCCGTTCTTCACGAACTATCGCCCGCAGTTCTACTTCCGCACGACGGACGTGACCGGCATCGTTCAGCTGAAGGAAGGCGTCGAGATGATCATGCCGGGCGACAACGCCGAGCTGAACGTCGAACTGATCACCCCGATCGCGATGGACCAGGGCCTGCGCTTCGCCATCCGTGAAGGCGGCCGCACCGTCGGCGCCGGCGTCGTGGCCAAGATCATCGCCTAA
- a CDS encoding porin → MKTILLATAAAALFAAPAFAQDAIGSVGVTYSNPSIEVAGDDVDADVWTVDGSVALPAQDWTVTLNGAIDYTKAFGEEDVTGAAAAHLTKMWSSDVRAGAFVAANGIGSGNEPIWTVGAEAQKYLSNATLTGQVAYTTADNVDADIWTVGADAAFYVMPNLRLNAGVAYNNVDFSGGDTDAWTYGVGAEYEFENTPFSVGAAYTRADIDSLDVDTWSVGLRYSFGGGLQARDRAGANLGVSAISSVLSVF, encoded by the coding sequence ATGAAGACGATCCTCCTCGCCACGGCCGCCGCCGCCCTGTTCGCCGCCCCGGCCTTCGCCCAAGACGCCATCGGTTCGGTCGGCGTGACCTATTCCAATCCGTCGATCGAAGTCGCCGGCGACGACGTCGACGCCGACGTCTGGACCGTTGACGGTTCGGTCGCCCTGCCGGCCCAGGACTGGACCGTGACCCTGAACGGCGCGATCGACTACACCAAGGCCTTTGGCGAAGAAGACGTCACTGGCGCCGCCGCCGCTCACCTGACCAAGATGTGGTCCTCCGACGTCCGCGCCGGCGCCTTCGTCGCCGCCAACGGCATCGGCAGCGGCAACGAGCCGATCTGGACCGTCGGCGCCGAAGCGCAGAAGTATCTGTCGAACGCCACCCTGACCGGCCAAGTCGCCTACACGACCGCCGACAACGTGGACGCCGACATCTGGACCGTCGGCGCCGACGCCGCCTTCTACGTCATGCCGAACCTGCGCCTGAACGCCGGCGTCGCCTACAACAACGTCGACTTCTCGGGCGGCGACACCGACGCCTGGACCTACGGCGTGGGCGCCGAATACGAGTTCGAGAACACCCCGTTCTCGGTGGGCGCCGCCTACACCCGCGCCGACATCGATTCGCTGGACGTCGACACCTGGTCGGTCGGCCTGCGCTATTCGTTCGGCGGCGGTCTGCAAGCGCGTGACCGCGCTGGCGCCAACCTGGGCGTCTCGGCCATCTCCAGCGTCCTGAGCGTCTTCTAA
- a CDS encoding GNAT family N-acetyltransferase, producing the protein MAGMLQVEIMDAAAMDAAAVALWRAWTAGNPHLASPYFRWDYAEIASRVCPGAAIAVFRRDDKIVGFFPHQRRGGAVQPLGAPMNDYHGVIAPADETITLEDVARLLKAKRLNVPGWIGAGETGQPRETVQVAMPETGYDDWYAERRKTFAKYFKDKERARRSLEAELGPIRVERGLRDPALLDHLIALKAAQYRRSGLHDIFACGWTRDLLHALMSEPREGFGASMAAMHAGDKLVAIEFSLHAGRHYHFWFPAYEPTLARCSPGILLSMDTMRLAAAEGFRVFDFGFEGETYKKYFVNARQTVREAVVMQPGVTQALGDITVAALNRAGGRGEAVRASLRRRWATIEACEATPVGRLRGAAVAARSAVQKATAKKKTPARVAHV; encoded by the coding sequence ATGGCCGGAATGCTGCAGGTCGAGATCATGGACGCGGCGGCGATGGACGCCGCCGCCGTCGCCCTGTGGCGTGCGTGGACCGCTGGCAATCCCCACCTGGCCAGCCCTTATTTCCGCTGGGATTATGCCGAGATCGCCTCGCGGGTCTGCCCCGGCGCGGCGATCGCCGTCTTCCGGCGAGATGACAAGATCGTCGGCTTCTTCCCGCATCAGCGACGCGGCGGAGCGGTGCAGCCGCTGGGCGCGCCCATGAACGACTATCATGGCGTCATCGCCCCGGCGGACGAGACGATCACGCTGGAAGATGTGGCGCGGCTGTTGAAAGCCAAGCGGCTGAACGTGCCCGGCTGGATCGGCGCGGGCGAGACGGGGCAGCCGCGCGAGACGGTGCAGGTCGCGATGCCCGAGACCGGCTATGACGACTGGTATGCCGAGCGGCGCAAGACCTTCGCCAAATACTTCAAGGACAAGGAGCGGGCGCGCCGCAGCCTGGAGGCCGAACTGGGGCCGATCCGGGTGGAGCGGGGTCTCAGAGATCCTGCGCTGCTGGATCATCTGATCGCCCTGAAGGCGGCGCAGTATCGCCGCTCGGGCCTGCACGACATCTTCGCCTGCGGCTGGACGCGGGATCTGCTGCACGCGCTGATGAGCGAGCCGCGAGAAGGCTTCGGCGCCTCGATGGCGGCCATGCACGCGGGCGACAAGCTGGTGGCGATCGAGTTCTCGCTGCACGCCGGGCGGCATTACCATTTCTGGTTCCCGGCCTATGAGCCGACGCTGGCGCGGTGCTCGCCGGGCATCCTGCTGAGCATGGATACGATGCGGCTGGCGGCGGCCGAGGGCTTCCGGGTGTTCGACTTCGGCTTCGAGGGCGAGACCTATAAGAAGTATTTCGTCAACGCGCGCCAGACGGTGCGCGAGGCCGTGGTGATGCAGCCGGGCGTGACCCAGGCGCTGGGCGACATCACGGTGGCGGCGTTGAACAGGGCGGGCGGACGTGGCGAGGCGGTGCGGGCGTCCCTGCGTCGGCGCTGGGCCACCATCGAAGCCTGCGAGGCGACGCCGGTCGGGCGGCTGAGGGGCGCGGCGGTCGCCGCACGGTCGGCTGTCCAGAAAGCGACCGCCAAGAAGAAGACGCCGGCGCGCGTCGCCCACGTTTGA
- a CDS encoding transcriptional regulator, translated as MTQRRTRYPGPIAEAKTHAHTLIEQGFAEDAALAAVLDRYPAELFDINLYDYDDEGQVSLRTGARGRLSGEELLEAIKQGRLWVNLRGVETGWPELWAAAMKDFAAIQATYPGMRAVRNAGQLILSSPKARVPYHFDAAGVVLFHLRGRKRLFVYPGDEGHLPERNMEQVVARQTTEELPYTLAFEQDAQVMDLEPGRALTWPLYAPHRVENLDRFCVSLSMDFQTWPSRFRNGALFTNAVIRSRGGRPRFTDGMTTPELAARWAASLALKKAGAMKSKIANFERDFEPEIGAADGAGALNATS; from the coding sequence ATGACCCAACGTCGCACACGCTATCCGGGCCCGATCGCCGAGGCCAAGACCCATGCCCACACCCTGATCGAGCAAGGGTTCGCCGAGGATGCGGCGCTGGCCGCGGTGCTGGATCGCTATCCGGCTGAACTGTTCGACATCAACCTGTATGACTACGACGATGAGGGTCAGGTGTCGTTGCGCACCGGCGCACGTGGGCGGCTGTCAGGCGAGGAACTGCTTGAGGCGATCAAACAGGGTCGGCTTTGGGTCAATCTGCGTGGTGTCGAGACGGGTTGGCCCGAGCTGTGGGCGGCGGCGATGAAGGATTTCGCCGCAATCCAGGCGACCTATCCGGGAATGCGGGCAGTGCGGAACGCGGGGCAACTGATCCTGTCATCGCCCAAGGCGCGCGTGCCCTATCATTTCGACGCGGCAGGCGTGGTGCTGTTTCACCTGCGTGGGCGCAAGCGGCTGTTCGTCTATCCCGGCGACGAGGGGCATCTGCCCGAGCGGAACATGGAACAGGTGGTCGCGCGTCAGACGACCGAGGAACTGCCTTACACGCTGGCGTTCGAACAGGACGCGCAGGTCATGGATCTGGAGCCGGGTCGCGCCCTGACCTGGCCGCTCTATGCACCGCACCGGGTGGAGAATCTGGATCGCTTCTGCGTCAGCCTGTCGATGGATTTCCAGACCTGGCCGTCGCGGTTCCGCAACGGGGCGCTGTTCACCAATGCGGTGATCCGCAGCCGGGGAGGGCGGCCGCGCTTCACGGACGGCATGACGACGCCGGAGCTGGCGGCGCGCTGGGCCGCGTCGCTGGCGCTGAAGAAGGCGGGCGCGATGAAGAGCAAGATCGCGAACTTCGAGCGCGACTTCGAGCCGGAGATCGGCGCGGCGGACGGCGCGGGCGCGCTCAACGCGACGTCGTAA
- a CDS encoding carboxylesterase/lipase family protein has product MRLISLLACLVALSACATHPGKVDQVRFAKDAEPVLAVTEAGTVRGVEGAGTRAFLGVPFAAPPVGERRWRAPQPVQAWQGVRDATRIGADCTQAIGRRSILGGGGGIVVGSEDCLYLNIYAPGGDAAEARPVMVYIPGGAFTVGAGANYDPSKLAREQGRVVVTMNYRLGALGWLAHPGFQATGEGFGGNFGLRDQQAALKWVHRNIAAFGGDPGDVTLFAESAGAWTACYLMASPQSEGLYQRVIMQSGGCLEPSSLVRAQDAAQSGPMFAERLGCTAEDQIACLKALSAWRLSRAASLRAGINGPGSWGPVHTDATVPENPAVAIREGRFTRVPVLVGTNLDEGRLFANEVQDMDRYQKETIWMYGDQGERVLARYPVGEDGPAYAIAANFTDQRFACPSQALRRLLAQHVPVWGYEFADRGAPFVLPDWIVGLDLGAYHASELAYVFGTRWVFADPKRFTPEQKALSERMQRLWATFGRSAFAAEWPRVEGAGPVRVFKPEGDVMDDGFFERHHCDFWDGTPFGAVH; this is encoded by the coding sequence ATGCGTCTGATCTCGTTGCTTGCGTGCCTTGTCGCCCTGTCGGCCTGCGCCACCCATCCCGGCAAGGTCGATCAGGTCCGGTTCGCCAAGGACGCCGAACCCGTGTTGGCGGTGACCGAAGCCGGGACGGTGCGTGGCGTCGAGGGGGCGGGGACGCGAGCGTTTCTGGGCGTGCCGTTCGCGGCGCCGCCGGTCGGCGAGCGGCGCTGGCGCGCGCCGCAGCCGGTTCAGGCCTGGCAGGGCGTGCGGGATGCGACGCGGATCGGTGCGGACTGCACCCAGGCGATCGGGCGTCGTTCGATCCTGGGCGGCGGCGGCGGGATCGTCGTCGGGTCAGAGGACTGTCTGTATCTGAACATCTATGCGCCGGGCGGAGACGCGGCCGAGGCGCGGCCGGTGATGGTCTATATTCCGGGCGGCGCCTTCACCGTGGGGGCGGGCGCCAACTACGATCCGTCGAAACTGGCGCGCGAGCAGGGGCGGGTGGTCGTGACGATGAACTATCGGCTCGGCGCGCTGGGCTGGCTGGCGCATCCGGGGTTTCAGGCGACTGGCGAAGGCTTCGGCGGCAACTTCGGCCTGAGGGATCAGCAGGCGGCGCTAAAGTGGGTGCATCGAAACATTGCGGCCTTCGGCGGCGATCCGGGCGACGTCACCCTTTTTGCCGAGAGCGCGGGCGCGTGGACGGCTTGTTACCTGATGGCGTCGCCGCAGTCGGAAGGCCTGTATCAGAGGGTCATCATGCAGAGCGGCGGATGTCTTGAGCCGTCGTCCCTGGTCCGGGCGCAGGACGCGGCCCAGTCTGGGCCGATGTTCGCCGAAAGGCTGGGCTGCACCGCCGAGGATCAGATCGCTTGCCTGAAGGCCCTGTCGGCCTGGCGGCTGTCGCGGGCGGCGTCATTGAGGGCGGGCATCAACGGGCCGGGGTCATGGGGACCGGTGCACACGGACGCCACTGTGCCGGAGAACCCGGCCGTCGCGATCCGCGAAGGGCGGTTCACGCGCGTGCCCGTCCTCGTCGGGACGAACCTCGATGAGGGGCGGCTGTTCGCCAACGAGGTGCAGGACATGGATCGCTATCAGAAGGAGACGATCTGGATGTATGGCGACCAGGGCGAGCGAGTGTTGGCGCGCTATCCGGTGGGTGAGGACGGGCCCGCCTATGCCATCGCTGCCAACTTCACGGACCAGAGGTTCGCCTGTCCTTCACAGGCCTTGCGACGCCTTTTGGCCCAGCATGTGCCGGTGTGGGGCTATGAGTTCGCGGATCGCGGGGCGCCGTTCGTGCTGCCCGACTGGATCGTCGGTCTGGACCTGGGCGCCTATCACGCCAGCGAACTGGCCTATGTGTTCGGAACGCGCTGGGTGTTCGCAGATCCCAAACGGTTCACGCCTGAGCAGAAGGCGCTGTCGGAGCGGATGCAAAGGCTGTGGGCGACGTTCGGCCGTTCGGCCTTCGCCGCCGAATGGCCCCGCGTCGAGGGTGCGGGGCCGGTGCGGGTTTTCAAGCCGGAGGGCGATGTCATGGACGACGGCTTCTTTGAGCGTCACCACTGCGACTTCTGGGATGGGACGCCGTTCGGCGCCGTCCACTAG
- the rplC gene encoding 50S ribosomal protein L3 — MRTGVIAKKLGMTRVFADDGAHVPVTVLQLDGCQVVGQRTQERDGYVALQLGAGTKKAKNTNKAQRETFAKAEVEPKAYVTEFRVDADGLLDVGAELSAEHFLVGQKVDIQGETIGKGFAGAMKRWNFGGLRATHGVSVSHRSHGSTGNRQDPGRTFPGKKMAGHYGAETVTTQNLTVVRVDAERGLILIKGAVPGHDGSYVKVRDAIKKARPADAPFPGALKSSKSAAQSASTSAEEAPVEATEGGEA; from the coding sequence ATGCGCACGGGCGTGATCGCCAAGAAGCTGGGCATGACCCGCGTGTTCGCCGATGACGGCGCGCACGTACCGGTCACTGTGCTGCAGCTCGACGGCTGCCAAGTCGTCGGCCAACGTACCCAGGAGCGTGACGGCTACGTCGCTCTCCAGCTGGGCGCTGGCACGAAGAAGGCTAAGAACACCAACAAGGCTCAACGCGAGACCTTCGCCAAGGCGGAAGTCGAACCGAAAGCCTATGTGACCGAGTTCCGCGTCGATGCGGACGGTCTGCTGGACGTGGGCGCCGAACTGTCGGCCGAACACTTCCTGGTGGGCCAGAAGGTCGACATCCAGGGCGAGACCATCGGTAAGGGTTTCGCCGGCGCCATGAAACGCTGGAACTTCGGCGGCCTTCGCGCCACCCACGGCGTTTCGGTCTCGCACCGTTCGCACGGTTCGACGGGTAACCGTCAGGACCCGGGTCGCACGTTCCCCGGCAAGAAGATGGCCGGCCACTACGGCGCCGAAACCGTCACCACCCAGAACCTGACCGTCGTCCGCGTGGACGCCGAGCGTGGCCTGATCCTGATCAAGGGCGCTGTCCCCGGTCACGACGGCAGCTACGTCAAGGTTCGCGACGCCATCAAGAAGGCTCGCCCGGCCGACGCTCCGTTCCCCGGCGCGCTGAAGTCGAGCAAGTCTGCTGCTCAATCCGCCTCGACCTCGGCTGAAGAAGCCCCCGTCGAAGCGACCGAAGGCGGTGAAGCGTAA